The Mycolicibacterium monacense genome contains the following window.
ACGTTCATCCCTTCACTCCATCAACATGGCCGCCAGCGTGCCGCCCAGTTCGTAGGCACGTTCGCGGACCGCGGCGTCGACGGTGCCGACCACCTCCAGGACATCGGCCGACTTCTCGAGACCCAACCCCGTCGCGAGTCTTTCTACCGCGTTGACCGCTCCGACGGTGTCGTTGTTGCCGGGACGCCTTGATCAGCTCGTGGCTGGTTGCACTGGAACGTCGGACTCATCGGTCGGGTCACTCACGTAAGAGTTCCGCCCGCAGGAGCAGTTGCGGTAACGCATGAGCCAACCACTCTTGGTAGCGATCGGGTGACCAGCCCATGTCGACGATGAGCATCGAATACACAGTTGGTGACATCATCGTCGCCATCGCATCGGCGGCTTCGTCCGCGGAGAGCCCAGGACCGAGTGAGGTTCGCCAAAACTTCTCGATCACCGGTGCGCAGTCGGCACGGATCGCGCCGACCAATCTGGTGCGCAGCTTCTGCAGGGCCGGGTCGGTCGAGGCCGCCTGCTCCATCACCCGGATCAACGGTGCCACGCGCTCGTTGACGGTGCGGATGAACTGTGCGACCGCGGCAAATTGTCGGAGTTCTTGGGTGCCGGACTCTTCGATAAGACTCAGAATTCGGTCCACCACCGGGACGTCGCTGTAGTCGCCGACGAGGGCGACGTCGATCGCACGGGCCAGCACACCGGACTTTGAGCCGAACGTTGCGTAGATCGTTGGTGCCGACACATCGGCTGCGGCCGCGATCTGGTCGATCGAGGTGGCACTGAACCCCTGTTCAACGAACAGGTCGGTCGCCGCGTCGACGATTCTGCGCTGACGCGCCTCGGCGTCGGCGCGGCGCCGACTGTTGTCGTACTTGCGAGATGGCCGGGGCCGGGATGTCGTTGACACTATGGTAGGCAGTTCCTATAGTTGACTCTATTCAATACGTCTAGCTCCAGTTAAGCATACTTCGGAGGTTGCCATGGCAGCCATAGCCGACACCCAAGCCACCTTGGACTGGCCCATCATCCGTGAGCAGGCGGCCGCGTTCGTGACCACGGAGTACGCGTCGCTGGACCGCCGCGGCGCCCCGATCACCTGGCCGGTCACGCCGTATCTGGGCGCCGATGGGCGCACCATCGATGTGGCTACCGGCCTCACCTACCCCCTCAAGGCCGAGCGGGCTCGGCGCAATCCGAAAGTGACGCTGTCGTTTTCGCAGCCGCTCGGCTCGGGGCTCGCCGACCCCGCGACGTTCGTGATCCATGGGCTTGCCACGGTCCGCGACGCCGACCTGCGGGCCAACTCGGCCCGCTACCTCGCCGAAGTCGCAACGCGTTTACCCGAAGCCTTCGACAGGATCCCCGCTGTGGTGCTGCGTCGGATGGCTTGGTACTGGGCCCGCATCTGGATCGAAGTCACCCCTGTGCGGGTGCTGTGGTGGCCGGGCGGGAATCTCGATCACCGCCCGCAGCTCTGGGAGCCAGAGATCCCGCCCACCGCGCCGCCGTCTGATCCTGCGCCGGTCGGACCCGGTGCCGGGTCTTGGAACACGCGCGCACCGGAGGACTGGCGGGTGCGGGTGCGCGGTGCGCTCGACCGGCTAGGCATGCCGGTCCTGACCAGCGTGACACCCGACGGCTGGCCGATACCCGTCCGCGTGCGCCACGCCGAGCAGATCCCCGGCGGCTTCCGGCTGCGTCCACCCGTCGGCTGCGAGATCGTCGACGGGGCGGCCTGCCTGACGTTCCACACACATGGGCCGGCGTTTGAAAGCCAAGAAAACATCAGCGTGACGGGGCAATGCCGCAATGTCGGTGAATACGTCGAGTTCACGGCTGAGCGAGCGCTCAACGACTTCGTCCTTTCTGCCAATCCTGTGCGTCGGGCCGCGTACCTGATGTCTGCGGGTCGGCGGCTGCGGCTGCGGCTGGACTCCGAGGCGCAGCGACGTGGGCAGCGGGTGCCGCGATTCGACGAACTCGGCTTCAATAAGACCAAGCGCCAGAAGGACCGTGCTGTGACACCCGACGCTCAGCCCGCCGACACCCGGATGATGGGCATTGTCCACAACGCGTTGCGCCGCGACATCGCTCGCGCGCAATCCGCGCTGACGCGGTGGCCTTATCCCGATCCCAGCCAGCGCGCCGCGATCGCGAAGCACCTGGCGTGGATGATGGAGTTCCTTCATCGCCACCATCACATCGAGGATGATGGCCTGTATCCCCTGGTGCGGGAACGCGTCCCTGGGGCAGCTCAGATTCTGGACGCGATGGAGGCCGACCACCACGCATTGATACCGGCGATCGACCGGCTCACCGAAACCGCCGGTCGCTACATCCAAAATCCCTCTGCGCGAACCGAAGTGGCCACCGCGCTTGACGAGCTTGCGGCGGTGATGCTGCCGCATCTGCAGCGCGAGGAGACCGAGATGATGCCGGTAGTGTCGGCGGCGGTGACAAGGGCGGAATGGGAGGCTATCGAGCAGGCCTCTGCCGTCAAGCCGCTCAAGCCTGCCGAGTTGGCCTTCACCGCGCTGTGGTTGTTCGATGACGCCAGCGAGGAGGACCGTGAGGTGGTCCGATCCCTGGTGCCCAAGCCCGTTGCGTGGGCGATCGAGACCTTCACCACCCGTAGGTATGAGCGCTGCGTATGGCGCTGTTGGTACCTGCCGCAGCACACCCGACTGCACCGGAAATTCAATGGGCAGATCAGCGTGGAGATCGCCGCCCCGATCGAAGCAGTATGGAAACAGGTCGCCGATCCGGTGCGTGTTCCGCGGTGGAGCCACGAGTGTCGCCGGGTGCGATTCCTGGACGGTACGACGTCGGCGGGGTTGGGCCGGCGATTCCGCGGGACCAACCGCAGCGGCCGCTATCGATGGTCGCGCAACTGCACGATCTTCACCTACGACGAGCCTCTCGAGTTCGGTTACGTCACCTCCGGCGGTCTCGGTGACGCAACGGCCTGGCACTTTCGGCTTGAGCCCACCGCCACCGGCACCCGGCTCACGCAGGCGTTCCAGGGTGTGTCGATGCCGCTGTGGTTATCACGATTGGTCTCGGTGCTGATACCCACTCACGACGACCGCACCGATGCACTACGCGGTGACATGGCGCGACTGGCCGCGCTCGCCGCCGCGCAGCACCCACGCGCCGACGCGCCGGCGCCGGGCACCCCAGGTGATCGGAATCGACGATCTTTCAACGCCGCGTTGGAAATTTGACCTGCGAGAAAATGCTGCATTTGTTCTCAGATTCGGCTCACCCTGCAGCAGCCTGCCGTGCTTCTGCGCGTTCGTCTGCGAACGCGCGTACACCCCGGCGGCGCCGCGGTCGGACAAGGTCAACACCTCGTAGGTGTTTCACCCCATCAACGTCGCGGCGACTGTCGCGCCCAGATTCCAGCACGCCTCGACGTCGGCTTTGGTCGGTTTGCCCATCACCACGACCGTCTCCGCCGCCTTCACCCATCCCAGCCCCGCGGTGATCCCTTCCACCGCGCGCTCGGCCCCCTCGGTGCCCTCGTTGCCGTGCAGCCACAGCCCAAACGGTCGGCCACGGGTGGAGTCGAGCAGCTGGTAGTACGACTGGTCGAACGCCAGCTTGAGGGCGCCACTTATATAGCCCAGGTTCGCCGGGCTGCCCAGCACGTAGCCGTCGGCCTCCAGCATCTCGACCGCTGAGACCGTCAGTGCCGGTCGCCGCACGACCTCCACGCCTTCGATGTCGGGGGCGGTCGCTCCGGCCAGCACTGCCTCGAACATCTCCTGGCAATGCGGAGACGGTGTGTGGTGGATGATCAGCAGACGTGGCACTGGCTAGCCCCTTCGCCTAATAAGCGGGTTTTCGCCCAAATAGTGTCTCAGCGCGCCCGACATTGGGGGTCGCGGTGGTGCCGCACAGGCAGCCGTCCGCGTCGAGCATGTCCGGCAGCGAGGCCGCCAGCGCGGGCCTCACCCCGACGTCCACCCCCTCGATGTCCGGATCGCGCGCGCCTGCGAGCACCGCCTCGAGGAGTTCGTGCGTCGCGGGCGACAGGGCGTGGTGGACGATCAGCAGGGTGCTCACGCGGACTCTTCGAGCTCGACCGCCCTGCGCATCGCCGCCCGTGCCCGGCCGCGGTCGCCCGCGTAGTCGTACGCCCGCGCGAGGCGGTACCAGCGGATCCAGTTGTCCGGGTCCTCGTGCAGTTCGGCGCGAACAAGCTCGAACAGCGCGTCGGCGGCGTCGCGCTCGATCCGCCCGGACGGGCGGCGCGGCAGATCGCTCACGTCGAGGTCCATGTTCTGCTCCCGGGCCAATCGCACCAACCGCTGGTGGGCGAAGCCTGCCTGCAGGGTGCTGACCATGACCCAGACCCCGATCAACGGCAGCGCGAGCAGCGCGACACCCAGTCCGACGGCGGCCAGTTCACCGGTCTCGATGAACGCGAACGCGATCCGGCCGAGCAGGAGGAAGTACACGACCAGCGCCACGCACATGAGGCCGATGAGCACCTGTGTGCGCAGGGCGCGCCGGTCGTCGGTCATGTCAGGTCGAGAAGCGGCTCGATACCGACGCTCAGGCCGGGACGCTCGGACACCTTGCGCACCGCCAGCAGGACTCCGGGGACGAACGAGGTCCGGTCGAGGCTGTCGTGCCGGATGGTCAGGGTCTCACCCTGGGTGCCGAACAGAACCTCCTGGTGCGCGACCAGGCCGGCCAGTCGGATCGAGTGCACGGGGATACCGTCGACGTCCGCCCCGCGCGCACCTTCCAGGCCGGTGCTGGTGGCATCGGGGTTGGGCGGCATGTCTTTTCGCGCGGCGGCGATGAGCTTCGCGGTGCGTGCCGCGGTGCCCGACGGGGCGTCCGCCTTGTGCGGGTGATGCAGTTCGATCACCTCGACCGATTCGAAGAACCGCGCCGCCTGCTGAGCGAAGTGCATGGACAGCACGGCGCCGATCGCGAAGTTCGGGGCGATCAGCACGGCCGACTCGGGCTTGTCCGCGAGCCAGTCCTGCACCTGCGAGATCCGCTCGTCGGTGAAGCCGGTGGTGCCCACCACCGCGTGAATACCGTTGTCGATCAGGAACTTCAGGTTGTCCATCACCACGCTGGGGTGGGTGAAGTCGATGACGACGTCGGTTCTGGTGTCGACTAACGCGCTCAGCGGATCGCCGGCGTCGACGCCGGTAGTGAACGTCAGATCGTCGGCGGCCTCGACCGCCTGCACCATCGTCGCCCCGACCTTGCCTTTCGCACCCAGCACGCCTACTCGCATGCGCTCACCCTAATAGGCGGCCCAACACCCCTTCCGGGTCCGCGCGAGGGTGCGTGTCTACACCCGACGCGCCGCAGGTTTCGCAGCAGTTTGCCCACCTTCGCGGATTGCTCGAAACCTCTTTCGTCACAGTGGTTTCCACAGTCACATTGCTGGCGGTTTTGTCGGTGGGTCGAACTAGTGTTCGAAGCATGGATGGAGGGTTTCCCGGCGCCGTCGACCGCCTACTGGCCGCGGTCGCTGAGCTGCAGAGCGCCCCCGTCGACGATCTGACACACCCGCAGGTGATCACCGAACTGGACCGCATCAAAGCAGCGGTGTGGGCGGTGCCCAGTGTGGAGCACCGCCTGACCGCGCGGCTGATGGACGCCGACCCCCATGAACTCGGCGCCACCTCTATCAAGGAGGTGCTGGCCAACCACCTACGCATCTCCCGCAAAGCCGCCGGTGATCGCCTCACTGACGCGCGCCAGTTGGGGCCGCGCTACACCCTGACCGGGGAGCGGGTGCAGACCGAGTTGGCCCACACCGCCGATGCGGTCGCCCGCGGCGACATCGGCACCGCCCACGTGCGCATCATTCAGGAGTTCGTCAAGAAACTTCCGGCATGGGTGTCCTGGGAGCGCCGCGACCACTACGAACGCGACCTGGTCGGCCACGCCAGCGCACTGCGGCCCGAGGACTTCCGCAAGGTCGCCGACACCCTGCTGGGGTTCATCGACCAGGACGGCACCGAACCCGACCACCACACCCACCAACGCCGCCGCGAGTTCACCGTCGGCCGCCAACAGGCCGACGGGATGAGCCGGGTCACGGGCTGGCTCACCCCCGAAGCCCGCGCGCACTGGGACCTCATCGCCGCCAAATACGCCGCCCCCGGCACCAACCTGCCCCACGACGACACCCACACCGGCCGCGACGACCGCACCACCGGCCAACGCCACCACGACGCGATCACCACCGTCCTACGCGACGCGGTCGCCTCCGGCTCCCTCGGCCAGGTCGCCGGCGTTCCCGCCAGCATCGTCGCGACGATGACGCTCAGCGAGCTTGAACGCGCCGCCGGGTGGGCGCACACCGGCGGCGGCAACAAGATCCCCATCCGCGATCTGATCCGGATGGCCGCCCACTCCCGGCACTACCTGGCGGTCTTCGACGACCACACCGAAGAAATCCTCTATTTCGGCCGCGCCAAACGCTGCGCCACCACCGCCCAACGCCTAGCCCTGTTCGCCCGCGACAGGGGCTGCACCCACCCCGGCTGCACCGTGCCGTTCTATTGGACCGAGGCCCACCACACCGAGGACTACTCCCGCGGTGGGCGCACCGACATCGACGACCTCACCCTGGCGTGTCAACCCGCCAACCTGCTCATCGAGAAAACCGGATGGACCACCCACCGCCCCGGCAACGGCCGCACCCAATGGACCCCACCCGAAGACCACGACACCGGCCAACCCCGCATCAACAACCACTTCCACCCCCACCGCTACCTCACCGACAATGACGACGGTCAAGACGACGAGCCCGAATAACGCGGCGCTGCAATCAGAGTGGCGAGGCACCCCGCAGATGCTCGAAGATCAACGACGTCTGCGTCCCGGCCACGTCCGCATCGGCGTTGAGGTTCTCGACGACGAACGCACGCAGATCCTCGGTGTCTCGCGCTGCGACGTGGAGGATGAAATCGTCAGCGCCGGCGAGGAAGTACACGTCCATCACCTGCTGCTTGCTCCGGATGTGCTGGATGAAGTTGCGAATCTTGCCGCGCGCGTTCGACTGCAGGGTCACCGAGATCATCGCCTGGAGCGACAGACCCATGGCCGACGGATTGATGTCGGTATAGAAGCCGCGGATCACGCCGAGTTCCTGCAGTCGCCGAACGCGGCCGTGACAGGTCGACGGCGCGATCCCGATCGACTCGGCCAGCGCGCTGTTGGAGATCCGCGCGTCGGCGTGCAGAGCGGCCAGGATTCGGCGGTCGACCTCGTCGATGTCCGCGGGCCGAACATCCTTCGACGTGCGCGCCGCCCTGACCCCCGAATTCGACGTTTCTTCAACCATCGGATCAATATACCGAAGAGCCGTCATTACGATTGCGCTCAAGCCGAAGTTTCTTCACAATTTTGACACCACCTACTTGAGGAGAATCATGCGCGTCGGGATCCCGACCGAGATCAAGAACAACGAGTACCGCGTCGCCATCACCCCCGCCGGGGTGGCGGAACTGACCAGCCACGGACACGATGTGCTGATCCAATCCGGCGCAGGCGAAGGGTCGGCCATCTCTGATGCCGACTTCAAAGCGGCAGGCGCCCAACTCATCGCGGGTGCGGACGAAGTGTGGGCCGAGGCGGACCTCCTGCTGAAGGTCAAGGAGCCGATCGAACCCGAGTACTCCCGCATGCGGGAGGGCCAGACGCTGTTCACCTACCTGCACCTGGCCGCGTCCCAACCCTGCACGGACGCATTGCTCGCATCCCGGACGACGTCGATCGCCTACGAGACCGTGCAGACCGCTGACGGTGCGCTGCCGCTGCTCGCGCCGATGAGCGAGGTGGCCGGCCGGCTCTCCGCTCAGGTCGGCGCCTACCACCTGATGCGCACGCAGGGTGGCCGCGGCGTGCTGATGGGCGGCGTCCCCGGCGTCGCCCCGGCCAAGGTCGTGGTGATCGGCGGCGGTATGGCCGGCGACAACGCCGCCGCCGTGGCCTGGGGAATGGGCGCACACGTCACGGTGTTCGACGTCAACATCAACATCCTGCGCAAGATCGATGCCGAGTACGGCGGCGCCATCGAGACCCGTTACTCCTCTCGCCTCGAACTGGAGGAGGCCGTCACGCAGGCCGACCTGGTGATCGGCGCCGTGCTGATCCCCGGCGCGAAAGCACCGAAGCTCGTCACCAATTCGACTGTGGCGCAGATGAAGTCGGGTGCGGTACTGGTCGACATCGCGATCGACCAGGGCGGCTGCTTCGAGGACTCACGGCCCACCACGCACGATGACCCGACGTTCAAGGTGCACGACGCGGTCTTCTACTGCGTGGCCAACATGCCGGGTGCCGTGCCGCGCACCTCGACGTTTGCCCTCACCAACGCGACCATGCCCTACGTGCTCAAACTGGCCGACAAGGGCTGGCGCGGCGCATGCCAGGCCGACCCCGCCCTGGCCAAGGGTCTGTCCACCCACGCCGGTGCGCTACTCAGCGAGCAGGTGGCGGCCGACCTCGACCTGCCCTTTACCGATCCGGCGACCGTCCTCGCCTGACCGTCATCCGACGTCACCGTCGAGGTAGAACCAGCGCCGGGCGCGAACGGCGAACCGGGACCGCTCGTGGAGGGTCCCCGTTCGCCGGCCCTGGCGGTAGACCGCCAGGAACTCGACCTCCCCGGTGTCGTCGTCGCGCCCTCCCGCGGCGACGTCGACAATCTCGAGCCCGACCCACTCAAGACCCGGGTCGAGGGTGATCGTGGCGGGTCGCGTGCGCGGATGCCACGTCCGCCAGACGTAGTCCGAGTCGCCGACGGCGTAGGCGCTGAAGCGCGACCGCATCAGCTGTTCGGCGGTGTCGGCGTGGCGCTCCCCCACATGCAGCGGCCGGCAGCACCGGCCGTACGGATCGCCGCTACCGCACGGGCACGGATCGGTGAATTGCACTAGCCGCGCAACAACTCCGGCAGCACCGCCGCGGTCACCTCACCGATCAGCGGCCGCATGTTCTCCGCATCCGGATCGTCGGTGGCCGACCGCGTCATCACCGCCAGCAGCAGCCGCTGACCCTGCGGCCCGTACGCGATGCCGACGTCGTTGGTGGTGCCGTAGTCGCCGCTGCCGGTCTTGTCGGCGGTGGTCCAGCCGGGCGGCAGCCCCGCCCGCATACTCGAGGTCTCGTTGGCCCGCATCCAATCCTCGAGCAGGCGGCGCTGCGGCGGCGCGAGTACGTCGCCGGTGAGCAGAGTCCGGAACCCGCCGCCCAGCGCCTCCGGTGTACTGGTGTCCCGCGGATCTCCCGGGACCGCCGAGTTCAACTCGATCTCGTAGCGGTCCAGGCGTGACCGCGGGTCCCCGATCCCGCGGGCGAAGGCGGTGACGGCCGGCGGCCCGCCGACGTCGCGCAGCAGAATGTTCGCGGCGGCGTTGTCGCTGACCTGCAGGATCGCCTGGCACAACTCGGCCAGCGTCATCTCGCCGCCCACCCGGGGTTCGGTGCGCGGCGAGTTCGGCAGGATGTCGGCCGCATCCACGTACAGCCCCTGCTCGAGCGAACGCTCACCCCGACCCACGAGTTGCAGGACATGCGCGGCGAGGTAGGCCTTGAACGTCGAACACATCGCGAACGACTCCTGCGCCCGGTGCGCCACCGTGCGGCCGGTGTCCAGGTTCACCGCGAACACGCCTACCACGGCGTTGTTGGCGCGTTCCAGCGCATCCAGCCCTGCGACGGGCTGGGCGTACGCGGGCCTGCCGGCATAGGTGGCGAACGCCGCGGCGCCGCCGAGCACCGCCGTGGCCGACAACAACCGTCTGCGCGTCAGTGAATACGTCATACCCCGATTGTCACCCGGCTGGCGGCCGTGCGGTCGACGGGGGTCAGCGGCCGACGGTCTGAAGTGGCTTCGGCAGCGACGATTTCGTGCGGTGCGGGCCCAGCACCGCCGCGCCGAATGAACGTGTGAGCAGTTGCCGCGCAACGGCATTGACCTCGTCGCGGGTGACTGCGCCGATCTGCTCGAGCGTGTGGTCGATGCTGCGGTGTTTACCGTAGTTCAGTTCGCTGCGGCCGATTCGGTGCATACGGGAGCCGGAATCCTCAAGTCCCAGTACCAGACCGCCACGCAACGAGCCTTTCGCGATGCGGCATTCGGACTCGGTGATCCCGTCGCGAGCCACGTTCTCGAGCACGGCCGTCGTCACCCGGACCACCTCGTCGAAGCGTTCCGGCTGACACGCCGCATAGATCGACAGCGCCCCGCTGTCGGAGAAGGTGTCGACCGTCGAGTACACCGAATACGCCAGACCGCGGGTCTCGCGAATCTCCTGGAACAGACGGGAACTCAGCCCGCCGCCGAGAGCGGTGTTCAGCACGGCCAACGCCCACCGGTGATCCCAGTGCCGCCCGGGGGTGCGCACACCCATCGACAGATGCGTCTGCTCGGCGTCGCGGTTGATCAGCTGCAGTGTCGGGCGCCCCGGAACACGTCCGGTGCCCTTACGTGGCGGCACCGCAGACTGGCCGCGAATCAGCCTCGGCCCGAAGTACTTCCGCGCCATCGCCACGACGTCGTCGTGTTCGATGTTGCCCGCGACCGCGAGCACCATCCGTTCGGGCACATAGCGCCGGACGTGGAAGGAATGCAGTTGGTTGCGGGTCATCGCCTCGATCGATTCGACGCTGCCGATCACCGGCCGGCCGACCGGATGCGACCCGAACATCGCCGACAGGAACACGTCGCCGAGGGTGTCCTCGGGATCGTCGTCGCGCATGGCGATCTCTTCGAGCACCACGTCGCGCTCGACCTCGACGTCTTCTACGGCGCACCGGCCGCGGAGCACGACATCGGCGACCAGGTCGACCGCCAACTCGAGGTCGGCGTCGAGTACGTGGGCGTAGTAGCAGGTGTGCTCGCGGGCGGTGAAGGCGTTCAACTCACCGCCGACGGCGTCCACCGCCTGGGCGATGTCCACGGCGGTGCGGGTCGGTGTCGACTTGAACAGCAGATGCTCGAGGAAGTGCGCGGCGCCCGCCACGGTCGGTCCCTCGTCACGGGAACCGACGTTGACCCACACCCCGACCGACGCGGACCGCACCGAGGGAATGCGTTCGGTGACCACCCGCAGGCCACCGGGCAGCGTGGTGCGGCGCACCGTGGTGTCATCCACGGTGGCCGCCTCCACGCTTGCTGTGCTGCGCCGCAGCGATTGCCGACTAATTGCCGGCAGTGGTCGCATCAGCGGTCGCGGGCGCCTTGTCCGACGGCGTGGCCGAACCGTTGTCCGAAGCCTCCGCGGCCTCCTCCTCGGCAACGAGGACCAGGGAGATCTTGCCGCGGTTGTCGATGTCGGCGATCTCGACGCGCAGCTTGTCGCCCACCTTGGCCACGTCCTCGACCTTGGCGATGCGCTTACCGCGGCCCAGCTTGGAGATGTGCACCAGACCGTCGCGGCCCGGCAGCAGCGAGACGAAGGCGCCGAAGTCGGTCG
Protein-coding sequences here:
- a CDS encoding hemerythrin domain-containing protein; protein product: MAAIADTQATLDWPIIREQAAAFVTTEYASLDRRGAPITWPVTPYLGADGRTIDVATGLTYPLKAERARRNPKVTLSFSQPLGSGLADPATFVIHGLATVRDADLRANSARYLAEVATRLPEAFDRIPAVVLRRMAWYWARIWIEVTPVRVLWWPGGNLDHRPQLWEPEIPPTAPPSDPAPVGPGAGSWNTRAPEDWRVRVRGALDRLGMPVLTSVTPDGWPIPVRVRHAEQIPGGFRLRPPVGCEIVDGAACLTFHTHGPAFESQENISVTGQCRNVGEYVEFTAERALNDFVLSANPVRRAAYLMSAGRRLRLRLDSEAQRRGQRVPRFDELGFNKTKRQKDRAVTPDAQPADTRMMGIVHNALRRDIARAQSALTRWPYPDPSQRAAIAKHLAWMMEFLHRHHHIEDDGLYPLVRERVPGAAQILDAMEADHHALIPAIDRLTETAGRYIQNPSARTEVATALDELAAVMLPHLQREETEMMPVVSAAVTRAEWEAIEQASAVKPLKPAELAFTALWLFDDASEEDREVVRSLVPKPVAWAIETFTTRRYERCVWRCWYLPQHTRLHRKFNGQISVEIAAPIEAVWKQVADPVRVPRWSHECRRVRFLDGTTSAGLGRRFRGTNRSGRYRWSRNCTIFTYDEPLEFGYVTSGGLGDATAWHFRLEPTATGTRLTQAFQGVSMPLWLSRLVSVLIPTHDDRTDALRGDMARLAALAAAQHPRADAPAPGTPGDRNRRSFNAALEI
- a CDS encoding flavodoxin family protein — protein: MPRLLIIHHTPSPHCQEMFEAVLAGATAPDIEGVEVVRRPALTVSAVEMLEADGYVLGSPANLGYISGALKLAFDQSYYQLLDSTRGRPFGLWLHGNEGTEGAERAVEGITAGLGWVKAAETVVVMGKPTKADVEACWNLGATVAATLMG
- the dapB gene encoding 4-hydroxy-tetrahydrodipicolinate reductase, giving the protein MRVGVLGAKGKVGATMVQAVEAADDLTFTTGVDAGDPLSALVDTRTDVVIDFTHPSVVMDNLKFLIDNGIHAVVGTTGFTDERISQVQDWLADKPESAVLIAPNFAIGAVLSMHFAQQAARFFESVEVIELHHPHKADAPSGTAARTAKLIAAARKDMPPNPDATSTGLEGARGADVDGIPVHSIRLAGLVAHQEVLFGTQGETLTIRHDSLDRTSFVPGVLLAVRKVSERPGLSVGIEPLLDLT
- a CDS encoding HNH endonuclease signature motif containing protein, with product MDGGFPGAVDRLLAAVAELQSAPVDDLTHPQVITELDRIKAAVWAVPSVEHRLTARLMDADPHELGATSIKEVLANHLRISRKAAGDRLTDARQLGPRYTLTGERVQTELAHTADAVARGDIGTAHVRIIQEFVKKLPAWVSWERRDHYERDLVGHASALRPEDFRKVADTLLGFIDQDGTEPDHHTHQRRREFTVGRQQADGMSRVTGWLTPEARAHWDLIAAKYAAPGTNLPHDDTHTGRDDRTTGQRHHDAITTVLRDAVASGSLGQVAGVPASIVATMTLSELERAAGWAHTGGGNKIPIRDLIRMAAHSRHYLAVFDDHTEEILYFGRAKRCATTAQRLALFARDRGCTHPGCTVPFYWTEAHHTEDYSRGGRTDIDDLTLACQPANLLIEKTGWTTHRPGNGRTQWTPPEDHDTGQPRINNHFHPHRYLTDNDDGQDDEPE
- the aldR gene encoding HTH-type transcriptional regulator AldR produces the protein MVEETSNSGVRAARTSKDVRPADIDEVDRRILAALHADARISNSALAESIGIAPSTCHGRVRRLQELGVIRGFYTDINPSAMGLSLQAMISVTLQSNARGKIRNFIQHIRSKQQVMDVYFLAGADDFILHVAARDTEDLRAFVVENLNADADVAGTQTSLIFEHLRGASPL
- the ald gene encoding alanine dehydrogenase, with the translated sequence MRVGIPTEIKNNEYRVAITPAGVAELTSHGHDVLIQSGAGEGSAISDADFKAAGAQLIAGADEVWAEADLLLKVKEPIEPEYSRMREGQTLFTYLHLAASQPCTDALLASRTTSIAYETVQTADGALPLLAPMSEVAGRLSAQVGAYHLMRTQGGRGVLMGGVPGVAPAKVVVIGGGMAGDNAAAVAWGMGAHVTVFDVNINILRKIDAEYGGAIETRYSSRLELEEAVTQADLVIGAVLIPGAKAPKLVTNSTVAQMKSGAVLVDIAIDQGGCFEDSRPTTHDDPTFKVHDAVFYCVANMPGAVPRTSTFALTNATMPYVLKLADKGWRGACQADPALAKGLSTHAGALLSEQVAADLDLPFTDPATVLA
- a CDS encoding YchJ family protein — translated: MQFTDPCPCGSGDPYGRCCRPLHVGERHADTAEQLMRSRFSAYAVGDSDYVWRTWHPRTRPATITLDPGLEWVGLEIVDVAAGGRDDDTGEVEFLAVYRQGRRTGTLHERSRFAVRARRWFYLDGDVG
- the bla gene encoding class A beta-lactamase, producing MTYSLTRRRLLSATAVLGGAAAFATYAGRPAYAQPVAGLDALERANNAVVGVFAVNLDTGRTVAHRAQESFAMCSTFKAYLAAHVLQLVGRGERSLEQGLYVDAADILPNSPRTEPRVGGEMTLAELCQAILQVSDNAAANILLRDVGGPPAVTAFARGIGDPRSRLDRYEIELNSAVPGDPRDTSTPEALGGGFRTLLTGDVLAPPQRRLLEDWMRANETSSMRAGLPPGWTTADKTGSGDYGTTNDVGIAYGPQGQRLLLAVMTRSATDDPDAENMRPLIGEVTAAVLPELLRG
- a CDS encoding M16 family metallopeptidase, with amino-acid sequence MDDTTVRRTTLPGGLRVVTERIPSVRSASVGVWVNVGSRDEGPTVAGAAHFLEHLLFKSTPTRTAVDIAQAVDAVGGELNAFTAREHTCYYAHVLDADLELAVDLVADVVLRGRCAVEDVEVERDVVLEEIAMRDDDPEDTLGDVFLSAMFGSHPVGRPVIGSVESIEAMTRNQLHSFHVRRYVPERMVLAVAGNIEHDDVVAMARKYFGPRLIRGQSAVPPRKGTGRVPGRPTLQLINRDAEQTHLSMGVRTPGRHWDHRWALAVLNTALGGGLSSRLFQEIRETRGLAYSVYSTVDTFSDSGALSIYAACQPERFDEVVRVTTAVLENVARDGITESECRIAKGSLRGGLVLGLEDSGSRMHRIGRSELNYGKHRSIDHTLEQIGAVTRDEVNAVARQLLTRSFGAAVLGPHRTKSSLPKPLQTVGR